One part of the Herbiconiux aconitum genome encodes these proteins:
- a CDS encoding prepilin peptidase: MEFWPPIFVLVPLAHLAAVTVPLVVIDARTLRLPNALVLPGLAVLGWALVWAAFAEPATTVSGVAGAVGTGVVVLAVWMLGGVGMGDVKLGTWLGGLAGMTGVVEHPPPPTQLASTVEQSGAPVWIASVVEQPGVLLSAAGLVEQLSPLVGGLAAAAALGVAAVLGDPHGRIPFGPPLLAAFWCATLLALPPAP, from the coding sequence ATGGAGTTCTGGCCGCCCATCTTCGTGCTCGTGCCGCTCGCGCATCTCGCCGCGGTGACAGTACCGCTGGTGGTGATCGACGCGCGCACGTTGCGCCTGCCGAACGCCCTTGTGTTGCCGGGCCTGGCGGTGCTGGGGTGGGCCCTCGTGTGGGCGGCGTTCGCCGAACCGGCGACCACCGTTTCGGGGGTGGCCGGAGCAGTCGGCACCGGCGTTGTGGTGCTTGCCGTCTGGATGCTCGGCGGTGTCGGCATGGGCGACGTCAAGCTGGGCACATGGCTCGGCGGCCTGGCCGGCATGACGGGAGTGGTCGAGCATCCGCCCCCGCCCACGCAGCTGGCGAGCACGGTGGAGCAGTCTGGCGCACCGGTGTGGATCGCCAGCGTGGTCGAGCAGCCGGGCGTGCTGCTGTCGGCGGCGGGTCTGGTCGAGCAGCTGAGCCCGCTGGTGGGCGGTCTGGCAGCAGCGGCGGCTTTGGGGGTTGCGGCGGTGCTCGGCGACCCGCACGGCCGCATCCCGTTCGGCCCCCCGCTCCTGGCCGCCTTCTGGTGTGCCACCCTCCTCGCCTTGCCGCCAGCCCCCTGA
- a CDS encoding isoprenyl transferase, whose product MSNRQQRVGKGLLYRLYQRRIRKHLDGSVLPKHVAMILDGNRRWAKQRSLETAAHGHRAGAAKFLEFLVWCDDLGIEVVTLYLLSTDNLKNRSGEELGELIEIIADLADDISRYRDWRVKHVGTDVGLPEPLIAALDGAEARTADRKGMHVNLAIGYGGRSEIEDAVRSIIQKHKALGHGLDELEAAIDQELIGEHLYTGGQPDPDLVIRTSGEQRLSDFMLWQSAHSEFYFMEALGPDVREVDFLRALRDYSRRQRRFGS is encoded by the coding sequence GTGTCGAATCGCCAGCAGAGGGTCGGGAAAGGGCTGCTCTACCGTCTCTACCAGCGGCGCATCCGCAAGCACCTCGACGGATCGGTGCTGCCGAAGCACGTGGCCATGATCCTCGACGGCAACCGGCGGTGGGCCAAGCAGCGGTCGCTCGAGACGGCGGCGCACGGCCACCGGGCGGGAGCTGCGAAGTTCCTCGAGTTCCTGGTGTGGTGCGACGACCTCGGCATCGAAGTGGTGACGCTCTACCTGCTCTCCACCGACAACCTCAAGAATCGTTCGGGCGAAGAGCTCGGCGAGCTGATCGAGATCATCGCCGATCTGGCCGACGACATCTCGCGTTACCGCGACTGGCGGGTCAAACACGTCGGAACGGATGTCGGCCTGCCCGAGCCGCTGATCGCCGCCCTCGACGGCGCGGAGGCCCGCACGGCCGACCGCAAGGGGATGCACGTCAACCTCGCCATCGGCTACGGCGGCCGGTCGGAGATCGAGGATGCGGTGCGGAGCATCATCCAGAAGCACAAGGCGCTCGGCCACGGGCTCGACGAGCTCGAAGCGGCCATCGACCAGGAGCTCATCGGCGAGCACCTCTACACCGGTGGCCAGCCCGACCCCGACCTCGTCATCCGCACCTCGGGGGAGCAGCGGCTCAGCGATTTCATGCTCTGGCAGTCGGCGCACAGCGAGTTCTACTTCATGGAGGCGCTCGGTCCCGACGTGCGCGAGGTCGACTTCTTGCGGGCCTTGCGGGACTACTCACGTCGCCAGCGGCGGTTCGGGAGCTGA
- a CDS encoding ABC transporter permease, translated as MSRLLHDVHPGPSRRTRWIIVGVIGLLFLVPIAAMIEFTLRRGLDGGYDFSRWIAVFGGGLGTEYKPIFTGLGNSLLLAVVTVVVMLALLVPTMVLVRIRFPQLQRVLEFVCLIPITIPAIVLVVGLAPVYSVIARMFGSGVWTLAFAYGVIVLPYAFRSIQTNLVAVDVVTLSEAARSLGAGWLTILFRVVVPNIRRGLLAASFISVAVVLGEYTIAALLNRVNLQTALVVVSKADPFVAVIFALLALVFAFILLIAIGRIGGTPSSTGRRRRRNRRALPSPSQKAAA; from the coding sequence ATGAGCCGCCTCCTGCACGACGTGCACCCCGGACCCTCCCGTCGCACGCGCTGGATCATCGTCGGCGTCATCGGACTGCTCTTCCTGGTGCCGATCGCCGCCATGATCGAGTTCACTCTCCGTCGGGGTCTCGACGGAGGATACGACTTCAGCCGCTGGATCGCGGTGTTCGGCGGAGGTCTCGGCACCGAGTACAAGCCGATCTTCACGGGTCTCGGCAACTCGCTGCTGCTCGCCGTCGTCACCGTCGTGGTGATGCTGGCGCTGCTCGTGCCCACCATGGTGCTCGTGCGCATCCGCTTTCCGCAGTTGCAGCGGGTGCTCGAGTTCGTCTGCCTGATTCCGATCACCATTCCCGCCATCGTGCTCGTGGTGGGCCTGGCCCCGGTCTACTCGGTGATCGCCCGGATGTTCGGCAGCGGTGTGTGGACACTCGCCTTCGCCTACGGGGTCATCGTGCTGCCGTATGCGTTCCGTTCGATCCAGACCAACCTCGTCGCCGTCGACGTGGTGACTCTGAGTGAGGCGGCACGGTCGCTCGGCGCGGGCTGGCTCACCATCCTGTTCCGGGTGGTGGTGCCGAACATCCGTCGCGGACTGCTGGCGGCCTCCTTCATCTCGGTGGCGGTGGTGCTCGGCGAATACACCATCGCGGCGCTGCTGAACCGGGTGAACCTGCAGACGGCGCTGGTCGTCGTGAGCAAAGCCGACCCCTTCGTTGCCGTGATCTTCGCCCTGCTCGCCCTCGTCTTCGCCTTCATCCTGCTGATCGCGATCGGCCGCATCGGCGGCACCCCGTCCAGCACCGGGCGGCGACGACGCCGAAACCGCCGCGCTCTCCCTTCCCCTTCACAGAAAGCAGCCGCATGA
- a CDS encoding ABC transporter ATP-binding protein, translating into MTLSISRPQTLPVPERSPGSRVELRGIVKEFAGGHRGLDGIDLVIEPGEFVALLGPSGCGKTTALRVLAGLEVATSGTVLIDDADVSRLPARKRDIGMVFQSYSLFPHMTALANVEFGLRMRKVDGDERRLRAGNALEMVGLGSFGARYAHELSGGQQQRVALARALVTEPRVLLLDEPLSALDARVRVQLRDEIRRIQQDFGITTLFVTHDQEEALAVADRVAVMRAGNIEQIGPPEDLYARATSPFVAEFVGLSNRLRGTAKAGWAELCGVRLPLLDPTISDGDVIVFVRPEDIRFAPSGVPVDVVSTSFLGSFRRTSVALEDGTVISVQHGAGFVPEIDSRLHLEFDAAPVTAKPWES; encoded by the coding sequence ATGACGCTCTCGATCTCCCGCCCGCAGACCCTGCCGGTACCGGAGCGCTCGCCCGGCTCCCGGGTCGAACTCCGTGGCATCGTCAAGGAGTTCGCCGGCGGCCACCGCGGCCTCGACGGCATCGACCTGGTCATCGAGCCGGGCGAGTTCGTGGCCCTGCTCGGCCCGAGCGGCTGTGGCAAGACCACGGCCCTTCGCGTGCTGGCCGGACTCGAGGTCGCGACGAGCGGCACCGTGCTCATCGATGACGCGGATGTCTCCCGGCTGCCTGCGCGCAAGCGCGACATCGGCATGGTGTTCCAGTCGTACTCGCTCTTCCCGCACATGACCGCGCTCGCCAACGTCGAATTCGGGCTCCGGATGCGCAAGGTCGATGGCGACGAGCGGCGCCTCCGAGCGGGCAACGCCCTCGAGATGGTGGGCCTCGGCTCCTTCGGCGCCCGCTACGCCCACGAACTCTCCGGCGGCCAGCAGCAGCGGGTCGCGCTCGCGCGAGCCCTCGTCACCGAACCGCGCGTGCTGCTGCTCGACGAGCCGCTCTCGGCGCTGGACGCCCGGGTGCGGGTGCAGCTGCGCGACGAGATCCGGCGCATCCAGCAGGACTTCGGCATCACCACTCTCTTCGTCACGCACGACCAGGAGGAGGCTCTCGCCGTCGCCGACCGGGTGGCCGTGATGCGCGCCGGCAACATCGAGCAGATCGGCCCGCCCGAAGACCTCTACGCGAGGGCGACCTCGCCGTTCGTGGCCGAGTTCGTGGGGCTGAGCAACCGGCTGCGGGGCACGGCGAAGGCCGGCTGGGCGGAGCTCTGCGGCGTTCGGCTGCCGCTGCTGGACCCGACCATCAGCGACGGTGACGTGATCGTGTTCGTGCGGCCGGAGGACATCCGTTTCGCCCCGTCGGGTGTGCCGGTCGACGTCGTGTCGACCAGCTTCCTCGGTTCGTTCCGGCGCACGTCGGTGGCGCTGGAAGACGGCACGGTGATCTCGGTGCAGCACGGCGCGGGATTCGTGCCGGAGATCGATTCGCGGCTGCACCTCGAATTCGACGCCGCACCGGTGACGGCGAAGCCCTGGGAGTCCTGA
- the ilvA gene encoding threonine ammonia-lyase encodes MSESDTTFAGPTLADIESARLRVAKAAQVTPMESSRYLAEIVGSPVYLKCENLQRTGSYKIRGAYNRISSLSDAEKAAGVVAASAGNHAQGVAFAARELGIKATIFMPIGVPLPKLQATRSYGADVILRGHSVEEAIRAAAEFSHATGAVVIPPFDHIDVVTGQGTLGLEMLDQIPDADTFVVSIGGGGLISGIASAVKQRAAAEGRTVRVIGVQAANAAAYPPSLVAGEPVQITTSPTIADGIQVSRPGILNFEIVNDLVDEVVTVSEADIARALLVLLERAKQVVEPAGAAGVAAILAGLVKDTGTTVVVLSGGNIDPLLMQRVISHGLAASDRYLKLRIMLPDRPGQLARTAELVAEANANVVEVQHTRHGRGLQIDQVELELHIETRGPDHRDQVIAKLRDAGFELRVDQ; translated from the coding sequence ATGTCTGAGTCCGACACCACTTTCGCGGGCCCCACCCTGGCCGACATCGAGAGTGCCCGCCTCCGCGTGGCGAAGGCCGCGCAGGTCACCCCGATGGAGAGCTCCCGCTACCTCGCCGAGATCGTCGGCTCGCCCGTGTACCTGAAGTGCGAGAACCTGCAGCGCACCGGGTCGTACAAGATCCGCGGCGCCTACAACCGCATCTCCTCGCTGAGCGACGCCGAGAAGGCAGCCGGTGTCGTGGCCGCGTCGGCCGGAAACCACGCCCAGGGTGTGGCGTTCGCCGCGCGCGAGCTCGGCATCAAGGCCACCATCTTCATGCCGATCGGCGTGCCGTTGCCGAAGCTGCAGGCCACCCGGAGCTACGGCGCCGACGTCATCCTGCGCGGTCACTCGGTGGAGGAGGCCATCCGTGCCGCCGCCGAGTTCTCGCACGCGACCGGTGCGGTCGTCATCCCGCCGTTCGATCACATCGACGTCGTCACCGGCCAGGGCACGCTCGGCCTCGAGATGCTCGACCAGATCCCGGATGCCGACACCTTCGTCGTGTCCATCGGCGGCGGCGGGCTGATCTCCGGCATCGCCAGTGCGGTCAAACAGCGCGCTGCCGCCGAGGGGCGCACCGTGCGCGTGATCGGGGTGCAGGCGGCGAACGCGGCGGCCTACCCGCCTTCCCTCGTGGCGGGGGAGCCCGTGCAGATCACGACCAGCCCCACCATCGCCGACGGCATCCAGGTGTCCCGCCCCGGCATCCTGAACTTCGAGATCGTCAACGACCTGGTCGACGAGGTCGTCACGGTCTCGGAAGCCGACATCGCGCGCGCCCTGCTCGTGCTGCTGGAGCGTGCGAAGCAGGTCGTCGAGCCCGCGGGAGCGGCGGGGGTCGCCGCCATCCTGGCCGGCCTCGTGAAAGACACCGGCACGACCGTGGTGGTGCTCTCGGGCGGCAACATCGATCCGTTGCTCATGCAGCGCGTGATCAGCCACGGGCTCGCCGCATCCGACCGCTACCTGAAGTTGCGCATCATGCTGCCCGACCGCCCGGGCCAGCTCGCCCGCACGGCCGAACTCGTGGCCGAGGCGAACGCCAACGTGGTCGAGGTGCAGCACACCCGGCACGGGCGTGGACTGCAGATCGACCAGGTGGAGTTGGAACTGCACATCGAGACGCGTGGTCCCGATCACCGCGACCAGGTGATCGCGAAGCTGCGCGACGCGGGTTTCGAACTCCGCGTCGACCAGTAG
- a CDS encoding ABC transporter permease, which yields MTDTITSPVVPASAGRRVRFPTSMLGLVPFAAYVLLFLGLPTVIALVTGFLDGDGAFTLSNLAALGNPVVLNTFGNSLWLSALTAVIGALLGAVFCYALIGANPTGALRSVVDAASGVLAQFGGVMLAFAFVATIGIQGMITVFLRDSLGIDIFANGVWLYDTPGLILPYIYFQVPLMIITFSPALESLKPQWAEANAMLGGSTLSYWRHVGVPVLLPSFFGCLLLLFANAFSSFATAAALTSQGSEIVPLQIRGALTSETVLGQENLAGSLALGMIVVMIVVMSIYSVLMRRAARWQR from the coding sequence ATGACAGACACGATCACCTCACCGGTCGTCCCTGCCTCCGCAGGACGCCGAGTGCGCTTCCCCACCAGCATGCTCGGCCTCGTGCCATTCGCGGCCTATGTGCTGCTCTTCCTCGGATTGCCCACCGTCATCGCCCTGGTCACGGGGTTCCTCGACGGTGACGGCGCCTTCACCCTCTCCAACCTGGCGGCTCTCGGCAATCCGGTGGTGCTCAACACCTTCGGCAACTCGCTCTGGCTGTCGGCACTCACCGCCGTGATCGGCGCCCTGCTCGGAGCCGTGTTCTGCTACGCCTTGATCGGCGCGAACCCCACCGGCGCACTGCGCTCGGTGGTCGACGCGGCCAGTGGGGTGCTCGCGCAGTTCGGCGGCGTGATGCTGGCTTTCGCTTTCGTCGCCACCATCGGCATCCAGGGCATGATCACGGTCTTCCTCCGCGACAGCCTCGGCATCGACATCTTCGCCAACGGCGTCTGGCTCTATGACACGCCAGGCCTCATCCTGCCCTACATCTACTTCCAGGTGCCGCTCATGATCATCACCTTCTCACCGGCGCTGGAGAGCCTCAAGCCCCAGTGGGCCGAGGCCAACGCCATGCTCGGCGGCAGCACGCTCAGCTACTGGCGGCACGTCGGCGTGCCGGTGCTGCTGCCCTCGTTCTTCGGATGTCTGCTCCTGCTTTTCGCGAACGCCTTCTCCTCCTTCGCCACGGCCGCCGCCCTCACGAGTCAGGGTTCGGAGATCGTGCCGCTGCAGATCCGCGGTGCGCTGACCAGTGAGACCGTGCTCGGCCAGGAGAACCTGGCCGGTTCGCTCGCCCTCGGGATGATCGTGGTGATGATCGTCGTGATGTCGATCTACTCGGTGCTGATGCGCCGGGCTGCGCGGTGGCAGCGATGA
- a CDS encoding AI-2E family transporter, which yields MSDTEPTPRKGVKRRKTTLTGSEAHPSSRARTGEDSVPLGMRIAGAWSWRILVVLAVLGVLVFLIIQLRLLIIPLLVAVVLSALLVPFKNFLVRHKWPRWAAIAAAELGTIVVVAGLVFLVVTQVTSGFDDLRTQSMNSYNDLKAFLANSPLQVSEADFNAYVAQAWDAIQQDSAALLSGAAALGSSVGHILTGVLLTLFSTLFILIDGARIWSWIVRLFPRRARSATDGAGKAGWNTLQSFVKVQILVASIDAVGIGLGAFILQVPLAIPIAVLVFLGSFIPIIGAVLTGAVAVFIALVYNGPIVALIMLGVVLLVQQIEGHILQPLVMGTAVRVHPLAVVLAVAGGSMIAGIAGAFFAVPVVATLNVMINYIAGGTWRDPTLLSRKEPPLNV from the coding sequence ATGTCAGACACGGAGCCGACGCCCAGGAAGGGTGTGAAGCGGCGCAAGACGACCCTCACGGGGTCGGAGGCGCATCCGTCGTCGCGCGCCCGAACGGGTGAGGACTCGGTGCCGCTCGGGATGCGCATAGCCGGGGCCTGGTCGTGGCGCATCCTCGTGGTGCTGGCCGTGCTGGGCGTGCTCGTCTTCTTGATCATCCAGCTCCGGCTGCTGATCATCCCTCTCCTGGTCGCGGTCGTGCTCTCCGCGTTGCTGGTGCCGTTCAAGAACTTCCTGGTGCGGCACAAGTGGCCGCGCTGGGCGGCGATCGCGGCCGCCGAGCTCGGCACCATCGTCGTCGTGGCGGGCCTGGTCTTCCTGGTGGTCACCCAGGTGACCTCCGGGTTCGATGACCTCCGCACCCAGTCGATGAACTCCTACAACGACCTCAAGGCCTTCCTCGCGAACTCGCCGTTGCAGGTCTCGGAGGCCGACTTCAACGCCTACGTGGCCCAGGCCTGGGATGCGATCCAGCAAGACAGTGCGGCCTTGCTCTCGGGCGCCGCGGCTCTCGGTTCGAGCGTCGGTCACATCCTCACCGGCGTTCTGCTCACACTGTTCTCGACCCTGTTCATCCTGATCGACGGCGCCCGCATCTGGTCGTGGATCGTGCGACTGTTCCCACGCCGGGCCCGATCGGCGACGGATGGCGCGGGCAAAGCCGGCTGGAACACACTGCAGAGCTTCGTGAAAGTGCAGATCCTGGTCGCATCGATCGACGCGGTGGGCATCGGGCTGGGTGCCTTCATCCTGCAGGTGCCGCTCGCCATCCCGATCGCCGTTCTGGTGTTCCTCGGCTCGTTCATCCCGATCATCGGTGCTGTGCTCACCGGCGCTGTTGCGGTGTTCATCGCGCTGGTCTACAACGGCCCCATCGTCGCCCTCATCATGCTGGGCGTCGTGCTGCTGGTGCAGCAGATCGAGGGGCACATCCTGCAGCCGCTCGTGATGGGCACGGCGGTGCGCGTGCATCCGCTCGCGGTGGTGCTCGCGGTGGCCGGCGGATCGATGATCGCCGGAATCGCCGGCGCCTTCTTCGCGGTGCCGGTCGTCGCCACCCTCAACGTCATGATCAACTACATCGCCGGGGGAACCTGGCGCGACCCGACCCTGCTGAGCCGTAAGGAACCTCCCCTGAATGTCTGA
- the mca gene encoding mycothiol conjugate amidase Mca produces MAVHAHPDDESSKGAATYAYYLDRGVDVMVVSCTGGERGSVLNEGLEPRIWAERDMAGLRRVEMAAAQAAVGFQHRWLGYADSGYQEPGSGDPVPVNSFGAIPVATSAAPLVKLIREYQPHVLITYDENGGYPHADHIRCHEISALAYEAAADASRYPDAGPAWQVSKLYYDRIMNPKRFEAVYNLLESEEPENPFLAQLTEMRGWMQDRPYLATVSIPSGPFFDVRDTALRSHASQVAPDHPFFFWPNDLQQRAWPYEDFQLADTRVAVPSPESDLFDGIEDEA; encoded by the coding sequence ATGGCCGTGCACGCCCACCCCGACGACGAGTCGAGCAAAGGCGCCGCCACCTACGCCTATTACCTCGACCGCGGAGTCGACGTGATGGTGGTCAGCTGCACGGGCGGTGAGCGTGGTTCGGTGCTCAACGAAGGTCTCGAGCCGAGAATCTGGGCCGAACGCGACATGGCGGGCCTTCGCCGCGTGGAGATGGCGGCCGCGCAGGCAGCCGTGGGCTTCCAGCACCGCTGGCTCGGCTACGCCGACTCCGGATATCAGGAGCCCGGGTCGGGCGACCCGGTGCCCGTCAATTCCTTCGGCGCCATCCCGGTCGCCACCTCGGCGGCCCCGTTGGTGAAGCTGATCCGCGAATACCAGCCGCACGTGCTCATCACCTACGACGAGAACGGCGGCTACCCGCACGCCGATCACATCCGCTGCCACGAGATCTCGGCGCTGGCCTACGAGGCCGCCGCCGACGCATCCCGCTATCCCGATGCCGGGCCGGCCTGGCAGGTCTCGAAGCTCTACTACGACCGCATCATGAACCCGAAGCGGTTCGAAGCCGTCTACAACCTGCTCGAATCCGAGGAGCCCGAGAACCCCTTCCTCGCCCAGCTCACCGAGATGCGCGGCTGGATGCAGGATCGGCCCTACCTCGCGACGGTCAGCATCCCGTCCGGGCCGTTCTTCGACGTGCGCGACACCGCGCTGCGCTCGCACGCCAGTCAGGTCGCCCCCGACCATCCCTTCTTCTTCTGGCCGAACGATCTGCAACAGCGCGCGTGGCCCTACGAAGACTTCCAACTGGCCGACACGCGCGTGGCAGTGCCCTCGCCCGAATCCGACCTCTTCGACGGGATCGAGGACGAGGCATGA
- a CDS encoding DUF4307 domain-containing protein, translating into MSTDDEMQPAPPAALPESAAMQQRYGRTARRRFRGRLIAWVAGAGVAVVIAAWVVWAGLDGTSATVDTQDTAHTVIDSRSVEVEFDLTVPRGATASCAVQALSEKFAVVGWKIIDVPSSDQATRSFSETVRTSELASTGLIYDCWLT; encoded by the coding sequence GTGAGCACCGACGACGAGATGCAGCCCGCCCCACCCGCTGCGCTGCCGGAGTCGGCGGCGATGCAGCAGCGCTACGGCCGCACCGCTCGCCGCCGATTCCGCGGCCGGCTGATCGCCTGGGTGGCCGGAGCCGGCGTCGCCGTGGTCATCGCCGCTTGGGTGGTCTGGGCGGGCCTCGATGGCACGTCGGCGACAGTCGACACGCAGGACACCGCGCACACCGTCATCGACTCGCGGAGTGTCGAGGTGGAGTTCGACCTCACCGTTCCGCGCGGCGCCACCGCCAGCTGTGCGGTGCAGGCGCTCAGCGAGAAGTTCGCGGTGGTGGGCTGGAAGATCATCGACGTGCCCTCATCCGATCAGGCCACGCGGTCGTTCTCGGAGACGGTGCGAACCAGTGAACTCGCATCCACGGGTTTGATTTACGACTGCTGGCTCACATAG
- a CDS encoding PhoH family protein → MTHKTSGTDTGKDARSTTQTTSATSTTEVTYVLDTSVLLSDPKAIFRFAEHAVVLPVIVITELESKRNDPEIGYFARQALRNLDELRVQHERLDFPIAVGTDGGSLRVELNHSNMSVLPSGLQLGDNDTRILAVAMNLANEGFAVTVVSKDLPLRVKAASIGLAAEEYRAELAVDSGWTGLADITLGSDAMSRLYDEEKLSTPLVRDLPVNTGLVIHSDRGSALGRVTSRDSFQLVRGDRDVFGLHGRSAEQRVAIDMLLDPEVGIVSLGGRAGTGKSALALCAGLEAVLEKQQHKKIMVFRPLYAVGGQELGFLPGDAAEKMNPWAQAVFDTLGSLVSQNVLDEVIDRGILEVLPLTHIRGRSLHDAFVIVDEAQSLERNVLLTVLSRIGQNSRVVLTHDVAQRDNLRVGRHDGVASVIETLKGHALFGHITLTRSERSAIAALVTEMLESNELA, encoded by the coding sequence ATGACTCACAAGACCAGCGGGACCGACACCGGAAAGGATGCACGAAGCACCACCCAGACAACGAGCGCGACATCGACGACCGAGGTGACCTACGTACTGGACACCTCGGTTCTTCTGTCCGACCCGAAGGCGATCTTCCGCTTCGCCGAGCACGCCGTCGTTCTGCCGGTGATCGTGATCACCGAGCTCGAGTCAAAACGGAACGACCCTGAGATCGGGTACTTCGCCCGCCAGGCACTCCGTAACCTCGACGAACTGCGTGTGCAGCACGAGCGGCTCGACTTCCCGATCGCGGTGGGCACCGATGGAGGATCGTTGCGGGTGGAGCTCAACCACTCGAACATGTCGGTGCTGCCTTCCGGTCTCCAGCTCGGCGACAACGACACGCGCATCCTGGCCGTGGCGATGAATCTCGCGAACGAGGGCTTCGCCGTCACCGTGGTCTCGAAAGATCTGCCGCTGCGGGTCAAGGCGGCTTCGATCGGTCTCGCGGCCGAGGAGTACCGGGCCGAGTTGGCGGTGGACTCCGGATGGACGGGGCTGGCCGACATCACGCTCGGTTCGGATGCGATGTCGCGGCTCTACGACGAGGAGAAGCTCTCCACGCCGCTGGTGCGCGACCTGCCTGTGAACACCGGTCTGGTCATCCACTCCGACCGAGGATCGGCGCTCGGGCGCGTGACCTCGCGCGACTCGTTCCAGTTGGTGCGGGGCGACCGCGACGTCTTCGGGCTCCACGGTCGGTCGGCCGAGCAGCGCGTGGCGATCGACATGCTGCTCGACCCCGAGGTCGGAATCGTGTCGCTGGGAGGTCGAGCCGGTACGGGGAAGTCCGCTCTGGCCCTCTGCGCCGGTCTCGAAGCGGTGCTCGAGAAGCAGCAGCACAAGAAGATCATGGTCTTCCGGCCGCTCTACGCGGTGGGCGGCCAGGAGCTCGGCTTCTTGCCCGGTGACGCGGCGGAGAAGATGAACCCCTGGGCTCAGGCGGTGTTCGACACGCTCGGATCGCTGGTGTCGCAGAACGTGCTCGACGAGGTGATCGACCGGGGCATCCTCGAGGTGCTGCCGCTGACGCACATCCGTGGGCGGTCGCTGCACGACGCCTTCGTGATCGTCGACGAGGCACAGTCGCTCGAGCGCAACGTGCTGCTGACGGTGCTCTCGCGCATCGGCCAGAACTCGCGGGTGGTGCTGACGCATGACGTGGCGCAGCGCGACAACCTGCGGGTGGGCCGGCACGACGGCGTCGCGAGCGTCATCGAGACACTCAAGGGTCACGCGCTCTTCGGGCACATCACGCTGACGCGCTCGGAGCGCTCGGCGATCGCGGCGCTCGTCACCGAGATGCTGGAGTCGAACGAGCTGGCGTAG
- the greA gene encoding transcription elongation factor GreA, producing MAEDTQITWLTQEAYDRLSNELEELSGPARIEIAKRIEMAREEGDLKENGGYHAAKDEQGKIEARIRQLTQLLRTAEVGATPESHGVVEPGVVVTALVAGGEERFLLGSREIAGNADLDVYSSQSPLGSAIIGLKIGETTTYTAPNGRDITVEVTNVETFEG from the coding sequence ATGGCTGAAGACACTCAGATCACCTGGCTCACCCAGGAGGCGTACGATCGCCTGTCGAACGAGCTCGAAGAGTTGAGCGGCCCCGCCCGCATCGAGATCGCCAAACGCATCGAGATGGCGCGCGAAGAGGGCGACCTCAAAGAGAACGGCGGTTACCACGCCGCGAAAGACGAGCAGGGCAAGATCGAGGCCCGCATCCGTCAGCTCACGCAGCTCCTGCGCACAGCTGAGGTGGGCGCGACGCCCGAGAGTCATGGTGTGGTCGAGCCCGGCGTGGTCGTGACGGCGCTGGTCGCGGGAGGCGAGGAGCGGTTCCTGCTCGGCAGCCGCGAGATCGCGGGCAACGCGGATCTCGACGTCTACAGCTCGCAGAGCCCGCTCGGTTCCGCGATCATCGGTCTGAAGATCGGCGAGACCACTACCTACACGGCGCCCAATGGTCGCGACATCACGGTCGAGGTCACGAACGTGGAGACCTTCGAGGGCTGA
- the trhA gene encoding PAQR family membrane homeostasis protein TrhA: MPNIPFLDDVIEHPVAELKPTWRGWIHAGTFPFTIAMGIVLISVAQGAPAKWASAVFTLTSMLLFGNSALYHRFNWKPKTKLLLKRIDHANIFLLIAGTYTPIAVLALPPEKGVLLLGAVWAGALLGIGFRVFWIHAPRWLYVILYLALGWAAVMYFVDIFQANPASMVLVAAGGLAYTLGAIAYGFKRPNPFPGRFGFHEIFHALTVVAFLCHWTAILLLAINPPFNGGLQREPGSAPSSVVVSVVVPSAAFFAASSASSCCRT; the protein is encoded by the coding sequence ATGCCCAACATCCCGTTCCTCGACGACGTCATCGAGCATCCGGTCGCCGAGCTGAAACCCACCTGGCGGGGCTGGATCCACGCCGGCACCTTCCCGTTCACCATCGCCATGGGCATCGTGCTCATCTCCGTGGCCCAGGGTGCCCCGGCGAAATGGGCGAGTGCGGTGTTCACCCTCACCTCGATGCTGCTCTTCGGCAACTCGGCGCTCTACCACCGCTTCAACTGGAAGCCGAAGACGAAGCTGCTGTTGAAGCGCATCGACCACGCCAACATCTTTCTACTCATCGCCGGCACGTACACCCCGATCGCCGTGCTCGCGCTGCCACCCGAGAAGGGCGTGCTGCTGCTCGGCGCCGTCTGGGCGGGTGCGTTGCTCGGCATCGGCTTCCGGGTCTTCTGGATCCACGCACCTCGATGGCTCTACGTCATCCTCTACCTGGCGTTGGGCTGGGCGGCGGTGATGTACTTCGTCGACATCTTCCAGGCCAACCCGGCCTCGATGGTTCTGGTGGCCGCCGGTGGGCTCGCGTACACCCTGGGGGCCATCGCTTACGGTTTCAAGCGGCCGAACCCGTTCCCGGGCCGCTTCGGATTCCACGAGATCTTCCACGCGTTGACGGTCGTGGCATTCCTCTGCCACTGGACCGCCATCCTTCTCCTCGCGATCAATCCGCCTTTCAACGGCGGACTTCAGCGGGAACCGGGCTCCGCACCGTCATCGGTCGTGGTGTCGGTCGTCGTGCCCTCGGCCGCGTTCTTCGCGGCGAGCTCGGCCTCGAGCTGCTGCCGCACCTGA